In Ruminococcaceae bacterium BL-6, a genomic segment contains:
- a CDS encoding putative Carbamoyltransferase, hypF (Evidence 3 : Putative function from multiple computational evidences; Product type e : enzyme) has protein sequence MTLFITVLGVVQGVGYRPFVARLAEKLNITGSVKNSGGIVEITASGTKKAADEFIRCLQSLTPPGGQVLKVIAKPLAEQRFPDFRIVPSAPESRTGQTPIIPPDLPVCDACLKELYDKNNRRYLYPFISCVSCGPRYSIMNTLPYDRDTTTMEDFPMCPECRAEYTGKGRRRHAQTISCHDCGPQLLYSRGGEPLQREEALEQAIRDLKSGAVIGVKGIGGYQFACLPQDDAAVDRLRRLKRRDKKPFAVMFPSLASLKDCCEVSPQEEALLSSPARPIVLLNKKKEIFCTGVSSESRFLGAFLSYTPLHQLLTDSCGPLVMTSGNLSGEPVMIRDEQMLSVKSPFLNGVLYNARRIVTPLDDSVARVMDRKPFLIRRSRGYVPLPILLERRAGKPLFAAGGDLKAGFCLYQNDRAYLSQYFGDTEHDRVFRTYEQNYNRMTEMFRIEPELAVCDLHPGYLTASFAERLGKPLIRIQHHHAHIASVMAEHALDSCIGVAFDGTGYGTDGAVWGGEFLLCRGGKFERRAHLDYVALCGGDAAAKNAAATADCYRYAAGETGGGPDFNVIRAALEHRVNTQNYSSMGRLFDAVAAELGIRKENSYEGECAIALENEAAAAKAKGIAPYPLPFPVKKGPDGLLIDQAGLFRSLLLAKRDGVPAGALALGFHAAAADMVVRTCAEIRRETGENRVALSGGVFANLLLTEDCLQKLRQENFEVFLNSAVPSNDGGICLGQAWLCSYL, from the coding sequence ATGACTCTTTTTATCACCGTTCTCGGCGTGGTCCAGGGGGTCGGATACCGCCCCTTTGTCGCGCGCCTGGCGGAAAAGCTGAACATAACCGGTTCTGTGAAGAACAGCGGCGGGATCGTCGAAATCACCGCCAGCGGGACAAAAAAGGCGGCGGATGAATTCATCCGCTGCCTTCAGTCGCTTACGCCCCCCGGCGGACAGGTCCTGAAAGTGATCGCAAAGCCGCTCGCGGAGCAGCGGTTCCCGGATTTCCGCATCGTGCCGAGCGCGCCGGAAAGCCGCACGGGCCAGACGCCTATCATCCCGCCGGACCTTCCGGTGTGCGACGCCTGCCTGAAAGAGCTGTACGACAAAAATAACCGCCGGTATCTCTACCCGTTCATCAGCTGCGTCTCCTGCGGGCCGCGGTACAGCATCATGAACACCCTCCCCTACGACCGGGACACCACGACGATGGAGGATTTTCCCATGTGCCCCGAATGCCGGGCGGAATATACCGGAAAGGGAAGGCGCCGCCACGCGCAGACCATTTCGTGCCATGACTGCGGGCCCCAGCTTCTGTATTCCCGCGGCGGCGAGCCGCTCCAGCGAGAGGAAGCGCTGGAGCAGGCAATCCGCGACCTGAAAAGCGGCGCCGTAATCGGGGTGAAGGGGATCGGCGGATACCAGTTCGCCTGCCTGCCGCAGGACGATGCGGCCGTGGACCGGCTGCGCCGCCTGAAGCGCCGCGACAAGAAGCCGTTCGCGGTGATGTTCCCGAGCCTCGCTTCGCTGAAGGACTGCTGCGAGGTTTCGCCCCAGGAAGAGGCTCTGCTTTCCTCCCCCGCGCGGCCGATCGTCCTTTTGAACAAAAAGAAAGAGATCTTCTGCACCGGCGTAAGCAGCGAAAGCCGGTTTCTCGGTGCGTTTCTGTCCTACACGCCCCTGCACCAGCTTCTCACCGATTCGTGCGGCCCGCTCGTCATGACGAGCGGGAACCTTTCCGGCGAGCCAGTGATGATCCGCGACGAGCAGATGCTTTCGGTGAAATCCCCGTTTTTGAACGGAGTACTCTACAACGCCCGGCGCATCGTGACGCCGCTGGATGACTCCGTGGCCCGCGTCATGGATAGAAAGCCTTTTCTCATCCGGCGCAGCCGCGGCTATGTCCCCCTCCCCATCCTGCTGGAACGGCGGGCCGGAAAGCCCCTGTTTGCGGCGGGGGGCGACCTGAAGGCGGGGTTCTGCCTTTATCAGAACGACCGCGCCTACCTGAGCCAGTACTTCGGCGACACCGAACACGACCGAGTTTTCCGCACCTATGAACAAAATTACAACCGCATGACAGAGATGTTCCGGATCGAGCCGGAGCTTGCCGTCTGCGACCTTCACCCCGGCTACCTGACCGCCTCCTTCGCCGAAAGGCTGGGAAAGCCGCTGATCCGGATTCAGCACCACCACGCGCACATCGCTTCCGTCATGGCGGAGCACGCGCTCGATTCGTGCATCGGCGTCGCATTCGACGGAACGGGCTACGGCACCGACGGCGCCGTGTGGGGCGGGGAATTTCTGCTCTGCCGGGGCGGAAAATTCGAGCGCCGGGCGCATCTGGACTATGTCGCGCTGTGCGGCGGGGACGCCGCCGCGAAAAACGCCGCCGCCACGGCGGACTGCTATCGGTACGCGGCGGGCGAAACGGGCGGCGGGCCGGATTTTAACGTGATCCGCGCGGCACTGGAGCACCGGGTAAACACGCAGAACTATTCCAGCATGGGCCGCCTGTTCGACGCGGTGGCGGCGGAGCTCGGCATCCGGAAGGAAAACAGCTACGAAGGCGAATGCGCGATCGCGCTGGAAAACGAGGCCGCCGCCGCGAAAGCGAAGGGCATCGCCCCTTATCCGCTCCCGTTTCCGGTGAAAAAAGGCCCGGACGGGCTTTTGATCGATCAGGCCGGGCTGTTCCGCAGCCTGCTTCTGGCAAAGCGGGACGGCGTTCCGGCCGGAGCGCTGGCGCTCGGGTTCCACGCCGCCGCCGCGGACATGGTGGTTCGAACCTGCGCCGAAATCCGCCGTGAGACCGGCGAAAACCGCGTCGCGCTGAGCGGCGGGGTATTCGCCAACCTTCTGCTCACCGAGGACTGCCTGCAAAAGCTGAGGCAGGAAAATTTTGAAGTGTTCTTAAACTCCGCTGTCCCGTCGAACGACGGCGGAATCTGCTTGGGGCAGGCCTGGCTCTGCTCTTATCTCTGA
- a CDS encoding putative Hydrogenase assembly protein HypC (Evidence 3 : Putative function from multiple computational evidences; Product type e : enzyme) — MCVAMPGKVVSVVGTRAIVDFSGNTVPAEAGLVDVKPGDYVLVHAGCILQVLSKFDHDTLVELFEEIENA; from the coding sequence ATGTGTGTCGCAATGCCGGGAAAAGTGGTTTCCGTCGTGGGAACCCGGGCGATCGTCGATTTCAGCGGGAACACCGTTCCGGCGGAAGCCGGGCTCGTCGACGTGAAGCCGGGGGATTACGTTCTGGTCCACGCGGGATGCATCCTTCAGGTACTGTCAAAATTTGACCACGATACGCTGGTAGAATTGTTTGAGGAAATTGAAAACGCATGA
- a CDS encoding putative Ech hydrogenase subunit F (Evidence 3 : Putative function from multiple computational evidences; Product type e : enzyme), translating into MSIMNFTKTVVKNLFSKPATRMYPQQPRSYPARTRGHIEIDIDSCIFCGMCSRKCPTGAITVTRPQRTWSIKRFSCIQCGYCVESCPKKCLSMHQTYTEPDGVKRTDTFAGPPQAAKPAAPKAGVPAAPKAEAPAAPKAETPTAPKMGASAAPKVETPAAQKTETPTAPKSEASAAPKVETPVAQKAETPAAPKAEASAGVKDGGEK; encoded by the coding sequence ATGAGTATTATGAATTTCACCAAAACCGTTGTCAAAAACCTTTTTTCCAAGCCGGCGACGAGGATGTATCCCCAGCAGCCGCGCAGCTATCCGGCGCGCACCCGGGGGCATATTGAGATCGACATCGATTCCTGCATTTTCTGCGGCATGTGCTCCAGAAAATGCCCCACCGGCGCCATCACCGTCACCCGCCCGCAAAGGACCTGGTCCATCAAGCGCTTCAGCTGCATCCAGTGCGGCTACTGCGTGGAAAGCTGCCCGAAAAAGTGTCTGAGCATGCACCAGACCTATACCGAACCGGACGGCGTGAAAAGGACGGATACTTTCGCCGGCCCGCCGCAGGCGGCGAAGCCCGCGGCACCGAAAGCCGGAGTGCCCGCAGCTCCGAAGGCGGAAGCACCCGCAGCTCCGAAAGCGGAAACTCCCACTGCGCCAAAGATGGGAGCATCCGCTGCCCCGAAAGTGGAAACACCTGCTGCCCAGAAAACGGAAACTCCCACCGCTCCGAAGTCGGAAGCATCCGCAGCTCCGAAAGTGGAAACGCCTGTGGCCCAGAAAGCGGAAACGCCTGCCGCTCCAAAGGCGGAAGCATCCGCCGGCGTGAAAGACGGCGGGGAAAAATGA
- a CDS encoding putative Ech hydrogenase subunit E (Evidence 3 : Putative function from multiple computational evidences; Product type e : enzyme), with protein sequence MSTRSVVPFGPQHPVLPEPIHLDLVLEDEKVVEAIPSIGFIHRGLEKLVEKKDFNDYVFVAERICGICSFMHGMGYCESVEHIMNVELPPRARYLRTIWAEMSRIHSHTLWLGLLADAFGFDSLFMQTWRIREKILDMFEYTTGGRVIFSVNKIGGQRKDMDAEALKKLLAALDEIEKDLHSITKTFLNDSTVNTRLRGVGVMTKQQAHDFGAVGPFMRASGIGLDMRNLGYGAYPDLEFEPITSEEGDSYARTYVRIQEIFQSINLIRQAVAKIPDGEIAVPVKGFPKGEYFMRVEQPRGEAIYYVKANGTKFLDRMRVRTPTFANIPAMLEMLKGCQLADVPILILTIDPCISCTER encoded by the coding sequence ATGTCCACACGAAGCGTTGTCCCCTTCGGGCCGCAGCACCCGGTGCTTCCGGAGCCGATTCATCTCGACCTCGTCCTGGAGGACGAGAAAGTTGTGGAAGCGATCCCCTCCATCGGATTCATACACAGGGGTTTGGAAAAACTGGTGGAGAAAAAAGATTTCAACGATTACGTATTCGTCGCGGAGCGCATCTGCGGCATCTGCAGCTTTATGCACGGCATGGGCTACTGCGAATCGGTGGAGCATATCATGAACGTGGAGCTTCCGCCCCGCGCGCGGTATCTTCGCACCATCTGGGCGGAGATGTCGCGGATTCACAGCCATACGCTGTGGCTGGGGCTTCTGGCCGACGCGTTCGGCTTCGACAGCCTGTTCATGCAGACGTGGAGGATCCGCGAAAAGATTCTGGATATGTTCGAGTACACCACCGGCGGGCGGGTGATCTTCTCCGTCAACAAGATCGGCGGCCAGCGCAAGGACATGGATGCCGAAGCGCTGAAAAAGCTTCTCGCGGCCCTGGATGAGATCGAAAAGGACCTTCACTCCATCACCAAAACGTTCCTGAACGACTCCACCGTGAACACCCGCCTGCGCGGCGTGGGGGTCATGACGAAGCAGCAGGCCCACGACTTCGGCGCGGTCGGCCCGTTCATGCGCGCCAGCGGAATCGGGCTCGACATGCGCAACCTGGGCTACGGGGCCTATCCGGACCTGGAATTCGAGCCGATCACGAGCGAAGAGGGCGACAGCTACGCCCGCACCTACGTGCGCATTCAGGAAATCTTCCAATCCATCAACCTGATCCGTCAGGCGGTTGCGAAAATCCCGGATGGGGAAATCGCGGTGCCCGTCAAAGGCTTTCCGAAAGGGGAATACTTCATGCGCGTGGAGCAGCCGCGCGGCGAAGCGATTTATTATGTAAAGGCGAACGGCACCAAGTTTTTGGACCGCATGCGCGTCAGGACGCCCACGTTCGCGAACATTCCGGCCATGCTGGAAATGCTCAAGGGCTGTCAGCTCGCCGACGTCCCGATCCTGATTCTGACGATCGACCCGTGCATCAGCTGCACTGAGAGGTGA
- the hypD gene encoding protein required for maturation of hydrogenases (Evidence 2a : Function from experimental evidences in other organisms; PubMedId : 1849603; Product type f : factor), with translation MTEIKRFLKEYDGPPLRLMEVCGTHTAEISRCGIVSMLSPKIRLVSGPGCPVCVTVTAYVDRLVELCREPGNTVVTFGDMLRVRGSGKCLNDARAEGGRVRMVYSPMDVLKLASKEPGQTFIFAAVGFETTAPVYAALLRDATDAGIANIRLLTSLKTMPPVIDWVCGNQGGVDGFLAPGHVSVVTGSRIFRPLARRYGIPFAVAGFQGDELLVAIAALVKKRGSGCVMNLYPYAVTENGNEKAQAAVNKYFSPHDAAWRGIGVIPGSGMELRPEYARFDAGSGGLYEDKGTNADCRCGQVLTGALTPTQCPLFGTACTPQTPQGACMVSMEGSCYHYYLNKRG, from the coding sequence ATGACGGAAATCAAACGCTTTTTAAAGGAATATGACGGCCCGCCGCTCCGCCTGATGGAGGTCTGCGGGACCCACACCGCCGAAATTTCGCGCTGCGGCATCGTCTCGATGCTTTCGCCGAAGATCCGGCTCGTTTCGGGGCCTGGGTGCCCGGTCTGCGTCACCGTGACGGCCTATGTCGACCGCCTGGTGGAGCTCTGCCGGGAACCGGGAAACACGGTCGTCACCTTCGGTGACATGCTGCGGGTGCGCGGCAGCGGGAAATGCCTGAACGACGCCAGGGCCGAGGGCGGCCGGGTGCGCATGGTGTATTCCCCGATGGACGTGCTGAAGCTCGCGTCAAAGGAGCCGGGCCAGACCTTCATCTTCGCGGCGGTCGGCTTTGAAACCACCGCACCGGTGTACGCCGCCCTGCTTCGGGATGCGACCGACGCGGGGATTGCGAACATCCGGCTTCTGACGTCGCTGAAAACCATGCCGCCGGTCATCGACTGGGTGTGCGGAAATCAGGGCGGCGTGGACGGCTTTCTCGCCCCCGGCCACGTCAGCGTCGTCACGGGCAGCAGAATTTTCCGCCCGCTGGCGCGGCGCTACGGGATCCCGTTCGCCGTGGCCGGCTTTCAGGGCGACGAGCTTCTCGTCGCCATTGCCGCGCTCGTCAAAAAGCGGGGCTCCGGCTGCGTCATGAACCTTTACCCCTACGCCGTGACGGAAAACGGCAACGAAAAGGCGCAGGCCGCCGTAAACAAATATTTTTCTCCGCACGACGCCGCGTGGCGCGGCATCGGCGTCATCCCGGGCTCCGGCATGGAGCTGCGCCCCGAATACGCGCGGTTCGACGCGGGCAGCGGCGGGCTGTACGAGGATAAGGGAACCAACGCGGACTGCCGATGCGGTCAGGTGCTGACCGGCGCGCTCACGCCGACGCAGTGCCCGCTGTTCGGCACCGCCTGCACCCCGCAGACGCCGCAGGGCGCCTGCATGGTTTCGATGGAGGGAAGCTGCTACCACTATTATCTGAACAAAAGAGGGTAA
- a CDS encoding N-acetyltransferase, which yields MIREFHKDELDTVMQLWVNSVTKANPFIPREYWLEQYRVVRNEHLSEAKTFVYGDHGRLKGFISILEDSFVGALFVDADNWGQGVGTKLVEWCQERYPHLELSVYKENRKGVEFCKKCGFQIVREQMNSDSGKPELAMSWEKKDAKKAEA from the coding sequence ATGATTAGAGAGTTTCATAAAGATGAGCTGGATACCGTGATGCAACTTTGGGTCAATTCCGTGACGAAAGCGAATCCGTTCATCCCGAGAGAATATTGGCTCGAACAGTACCGGGTCGTCCGGAACGAACATCTGTCCGAAGCAAAGACCTTCGTGTACGGCGACCACGGCCGCCTGAAAGGCTTCATCAGCATTCTGGAGGACAGCTTTGTCGGCGCGCTGTTCGTCGACGCGGACAACTGGGGCCAGGGAGTCGGAACCAAACTGGTCGAATGGTGCCAGGAACGCTACCCGCATCTGGAGCTTTCCGTTTACAAGGAAAACAGGAAGGGCGTTGAATTCTGCAAAAAATGCGGATTTCAGATCGTGCGGGAACAGATGAACTCCGATTCCGGCAAGCCCGAGCTTGCCATGAGCTGGGAAAAGAAGGATGCAAAAAAAGCCGAGGCATAG
- a CDS encoding putative Ech hydrogenase subunit C (Evidence 3 : Putative function from multiple computational evidences; Product type e : enzyme), with product MSKVSKSPWLLHYDGSSCNGCDIEVLACMTPVYDLERFGVINTGNPKHADIFLITGGINRQNEPVVRQLYDQMPNPKVVVAVGICACDGGIFKECYNILGGTDTVIPVDVYVPGCAARPEAIIDGVLKAVALLNEKREKLKNKSKTSPPAEGVS from the coding sequence ATGTCCAAGGTTTCAAAATCGCCATGGCTTTTGCATTATGACGGTTCAAGCTGCAACGGCTGCGATATCGAGGTTCTCGCCTGCATGACCCCCGTTTACGACCTGGAGCGCTTCGGCGTGATCAACACGGGCAATCCCAAGCACGCGGACATCTTTCTGATCACCGGCGGAATCAACCGGCAGAACGAGCCGGTGGTGCGCCAGCTTTACGACCAGATGCCGAACCCGAAGGTGGTCGTCGCCGTGGGGATCTGCGCGTGCGACGGCGGAATTTTCAAAGAGTGCTATAATATTCTTGGGGGAACGGACACCGTGATCCCGGTGGATGTTTATGTTCCCGGATGCGCCGCGAGACCGGAAGCGATCATCGACGGCGTCCTCAAGGCCGTCGCGCTTCTGAATGAAAAACGGGAAAAGCTGAAAAATAAGAGCAAAACCAGCCCCCCGGCGGAAGGAGTTTCATGA
- a CDS encoding putative Ech hydrogenase subunit D (Evidence 3 : Putative function from multiple computational evidences; Product type e : enzyme) → MQNGEILTIQPEDLLSECLKRKEEGYRLVQISSVTTKESYELTYSFGKGYELSHLRIEAEPGAKIMSISHIYECAFLYENEIHDLFGVDIELITLDYHGNLYRIGQKAPYQKKEE, encoded by the coding sequence ATGCAAAACGGTGAGATCTTGACCATTCAACCGGAAGACCTGCTCTCCGAATGCCTGAAAAGGAAAGAGGAAGGGTATCGTCTGGTGCAGATCAGCAGCGTGACGACAAAAGAAAGTTACGAGCTGACCTATTCGTTCGGAAAAGGGTACGAACTTTCCCATCTGCGCATCGAAGCGGAGCCCGGCGCGAAAATCATGAGTATCAGTCACATTTACGAATGTGCTTTCTTATATGAAAACGAAATCCACGATCTGTTCGGCGTCGATATCGAGCTGATCACGCTGGATTACCACGGGAACCTTTACCGCATCGGGCAGAAGGCGCCTTATCAGAAGAAGGAGGAATAG
- a CDS encoding putative Ech hydrogenase subunit A (Evidence 3 : Putative function from multiple computational evidences; Product type e : enzyme) — translation MPIIAFLICFPFAAALFMAFLKKAGKVRKFVFLTCCTVIIAVMLFFVVTAFIRGGTTTYLPHTPGINALILVGEWVIVALVAYYSFRYKKYYAFLLSIAQTGLITWLELSGKTEIPGDHILTDNLTLIMCLIVGGIGGLICVYAIGYMKDYHEHHKEFKDRRNFFFSMLFVFLGAMFGLVFSSNLTWMYFFWEITSICSFLLIGYSQTPEAIHNSFRALWMNLLGGLGFALAITYSAAELHIIGLEELAASADGLAVIPVILLAFAALTKSAQMPFSGWLLGAMVAPTPTSALLHSATMVKAGVYLLIRLSPAMAGNVAGLMVTTVGGFTFLAASCLAIAQSDGKKVLAYSTVSNLGLIAACAGVGNHEAVWAGILLMMFHAVSKSMLFQSVGAVENSIGSRNIEDMHGLIVRLPRLAFIMIVGICGMFLAPFGMLVSKWAALRAFIDSKSILLVVFLIYGSATTLFYWGKWLGSLVAVHNGSKRQHEVAHSTEWVSLITHAAVMIVLLLTFPLASSYLIEPFLSVMFQDSIPDIIGRGNVIIMLMMLIAIAVLPVVLRILSVGEKNKIVNTYMAGINHGDDRTFTDSMGGEKSAYLANWYLEDYFGEKRLLKPSLIFSSAVIIVLIVLGIGGMV, via the coding sequence TTGCCTATCATAGCATTTTTGATCTGTTTTCCCTTTGCGGCCGCCCTTTTCATGGCCTTCCTGAAAAAAGCGGGCAAAGTGCGAAAATTTGTGTTCCTTACCTGTTGCACCGTAATCATCGCAGTGATGCTCTTCTTTGTGGTCACCGCTTTTATCCGGGGCGGGACAACTACCTATCTTCCCCACACGCCGGGGATCAACGCGCTGATTCTGGTGGGTGAATGGGTGATTGTGGCGCTTGTTGCATATTACAGCTTCCGCTACAAAAAATATTATGCCTTCCTGCTTTCCATCGCGCAGACGGGGCTGATCACCTGGCTGGAGCTTTCCGGGAAGACGGAAATCCCCGGCGACCACATCCTGACGGACAACCTCACCCTGATCATGTGCCTGATCGTCGGCGGGATCGGCGGTTTGATCTGCGTCTACGCGATCGGCTACATGAAGGATTATCACGAGCACCACAAAGAGTTCAAGGACCGGCGGAATTTCTTCTTTTCCATGCTGTTCGTCTTTCTCGGCGCGATGTTCGGCCTGGTGTTTTCCAGCAACCTGACCTGGATGTATTTTTTCTGGGAAATCACCAGCATCTGTTCGTTCCTGCTCATCGGCTACAGCCAGACGCCGGAGGCCATCCATAATTCCTTCCGCGCCCTTTGGATGAACCTTCTGGGCGGGCTGGGCTTTGCGCTCGCCATCACTTACAGCGCGGCCGAGCTTCATATCATCGGTCTGGAAGAGCTTGCTGCAAGCGCGGACGGTCTTGCCGTGATTCCCGTGATCCTGCTCGCCTTCGCGGCGCTGACCAAAAGCGCGCAGATGCCGTTTTCCGGCTGGCTGCTCGGCGCGATGGTCGCGCCGACGCCCACTTCCGCGCTGCTGCACTCCGCCACGATGGTGAAGGCCGGCGTCTATCTGCTGATCCGCCTTTCCCCCGCCATGGCCGGCAACGTCGCGGGCCTGATGGTGACGACCGTGGGCGGCTTCACCTTCCTCGCCGCCTCGTGCCTTGCCATCGCGCAGAGCGACGGGAAAAAGGTGCTGGCGTATTCCACGGTTTCCAACCTAGGGCTGATCGCCGCCTGCGCCGGCGTGGGCAACCACGAGGCGGTCTGGGCCGGCATTCTGCTGATGATGTTCCATGCGGTTTCGAAGTCCATGCTGTTCCAGTCCGTCGGCGCGGTGGAAAATTCCATCGGCAGCCGCAATATTGAAGACATGCACGGCCTGATCGTCAGGCTGCCGAGGCTCGCGTTCATCATGATCGTCGGCATCTGCGGAATGTTCCTCGCGCCGTTCGGCATGCTGGTTTCCAAATGGGCGGCCCTGCGCGCGTTCATCGATTCCAAAAGCATCCTGCTCGTCGTGTTCCTGATTTACGGCAGCGCCACCACCCTGTTCTACTGGGGCAAATGGCTCGGAAGCCTCGTCGCCGTGCACAACGGCTCCAAGCGGCAGCACGAGGTCGCGCACAGCACCGAATGGGTTTCGCTGATCACGCACGCCGCGGTGATGATCGTGCTCCTTCTGACGTTCCCCCTCGCCTCCTCCTATCTGATCGAGCCGTTCCTTTCCGTGATGTTCCAGGATTCCATTCCGGATATCATCGGACGCGGAAACGTCATCATCATGCTGATGATGCTGATTGCGATCGCCGTACTGCCGGTCGTCCTGCGGATTCTTTCCGTAGGCGAGAAGAACAAGATCGTCAACACCTATATGGCGGGCATCAATCATGGAGACGACCGCACCTTTACCGATTCCATGGGCGGCGAAAAGAGCGCCTACCTCGCCAACTGGTATCTGGAGGATTATTTCGGGGAAAAGCGCCTGCTGAAGCCCTCCCTGATTTTCTCCAGCGCCGTGATTATCGTTTTGATCGTTCTCGGGATCGGAGGTATGGTGTAA
- a CDS encoding putative Ech hydrogenase subunit B (Evidence 3 : Putative function from multiple computational evidences; Product type e : enzyme), producing the protein MKESWLFLVLYLILAPVLGGLLNGADRKISARLQGRQGPPLLQPFYDLSKLFAKEPVSVNRIQTFLICGFLFFIVFTGCLFFWGGDLLLVFFALTLAEIFYMMAAFSANSPFSSMGAERELMQTMSYEPMVLLSAIGFYVATGSFSVREIASGGRSAIAFLPGIFAGFVFILTIKLRKHPFDLSTSHHAHQEMVKGMTTEISGSSLGLVEIAHWYETIFLLGVVALFILNADPRSILVAVLVCILTYLLEILIDNTCSRVKWQTMLKTTWMVTLVAGVINLMIITMIK; encoded by the coding sequence ATGAAAGAATCCTGGCTTTTTCTCGTTCTTTATCTGATCCTCGCCCCGGTTCTGGGCGGGCTGCTCAACGGGGCCGACCGGAAAATCTCCGCGCGCCTGCAGGGCCGTCAGGGCCCGCCGCTGCTTCAGCCGTTTTACGACCTTTCCAAGCTTTTCGCGAAGGAGCCCGTCTCCGTCAACCGGATCCAGACCTTCCTGATCTGCGGCTTTCTGTTCTTCATCGTCTTTACGGGCTGCCTGTTTTTCTGGGGCGGCGACCTGCTTCTGGTTTTCTTCGCGCTGACTTTGGCGGAGATCTTCTATATGATGGCCGCCTTCAGCGCGAATTCCCCGTTCAGCTCGATGGGCGCGGAACGCGAGCTGATGCAGACCATGTCGTACGAACCGATGGTGCTGCTTTCGGCGATCGGCTTTTATGTGGCGACTGGTTCCTTCTCCGTGCGGGAGATTGCTTCCGGAGGACGCTCCGCCATCGCGTTCCTTCCCGGAATTTTCGCGGGGTTCGTCTTCATTCTGACGATCAAGCTGCGCAAGCATCCGTTCGACCTGAGCACGTCCCACCATGCGCACCAGGAAATGGTGAAGGGCATGACGACCGAGATTTCCGGCAGCTCTTTGGGCCTGGTGGAAATCGCCCACTGGTATGAAACCATCTTCCTGCTCGGCGTCGTCGCGCTCTTCATTCTGAACGCGGACCCCAGAAGCATCCTTGTGGCCGTTCTGGTCTGCATCCTGACCTATCTTCTCGAGATCCTGATCGACAACACCTGCTCCAGGGTAAAATGGCAGACGATGCTGAAAACCACTTGGATGGTCACGCTGGTGGCGGGCGTTATCAACCTGATGATCATTACCATGATAAAATAA